The Pelodiscus sinensis isolate JC-2024 chromosome 32, ASM4963464v1, whole genome shotgun sequence genomic sequence ccttctgacacccttttagatacctgaaaatggctctcatgtccccctcagccttctctttttctaaactaaacaagcccagttctttcagttttccttcataggttatgttctcttgttgctcttctctggacgttctccaatttctccatttgtttcttgaaatgcggtgcccagaactggacacaatcttccaactgaggcctaatcatcgcaaagtagagtggaaaaatgatttctcgtgtcttgctcacaacacgcctgttaatgcagcccagaatcatgtttgctttttttgcaacagcatcatactgttgactcatatttagcttgcggtccactataacccctagatccctttctgccatactccttcctagacagtcgcttcccagtctgtatgtgtgaaactgattgtcccttgctaagtggaacactttgcatttgtccttattaaacttgcatctgacgaagtgggtctttgcccacgaaaacttatgctccaacacttcagttagtctacaaggtgccacaggactcctcgccgcttttgcagattcagactaacacggctacctctctgatactaaACTTCATCTTGTTCACTTCACACCATTTCTCcgatttgtccagatcattttgaattatgaccctatcctccaaagccgttgccacccctctcagcttggtatcatctgcaaatttcataagcatcctctctatgccaatctctaaattgttgatgaagatattgaacggaaccggtcccaaaacagacccctgcggaaccccacttgttctacctttccagcaggattgtgaactgttaataactactctctgggaacggttatccagccaggtatgcacccatcttatagtagccccatctaagttgtatttgcttactttattgataagaataccaTGCCAGacggtatcaaatgccttactaaagtctaggtataccacatccagcttctcccttatccgcaaggctcattatcctatcaaagaaagctatcagattggtttgacatgatttgttctttacaaatccatgctggctgttccctatcaccttactcgcttccaagtgtttacagatgatttccttaattacttgctccattatcttccctggcacagaacttAAACCGACTGGTCTGTTTAACAAGGAACCAGCCGgaactcctcccagccctgcaggttcCCGCGCCTTATGCTAATTCCTGTTATGTCGCAACACTCTGTTGTCTCAAAACTTGATACTCCGCTCTATGCGGTGTCCAATCAGGGGAGAGGATGCAAATAGGAACCAATCAGCGCCCGCCTAGCGAGGCATGGTTAAATCCCGCGTTTTGGGTTCTTTATCCACCTAGGGGCGCGTGGTGCCTGGCTGGGAATATGGGGCGTCCAGAGCCCCCCGGGGTGCTCGTGCCCAGAGGGGGGcggatggggaagggggagtcgCCTGCAGGGGATGCTGCAGAGAAGGGATCCTTGGAGCAGGTAAGCTGCGAACTTCCCCTGGAGCAGTGCCCTGGGAGGGTCCCTTTCTctagcctccccccagctccttagAGCGGCTGCTCTGGGCACTGGGAGCTTCTTAGACAGGCCTGCAAGGAGAAGCAAACCTCTGctcggggaaggggctggcgcctagtggttggagctgcCGGGGGAGACCCCCAGATGCCCTGTGCTGGAAACAGGCTGCTCCCGCGGGTGGGTTGGTTTCTGCAAACACGGGCGGACCCCGGAGCGGTGGTGCCGGCTGGGGACAGAGGCGGGGGGCGATTGCTGGGGGCAGAGCGCTGCACGGATCAGACAGGATCGGGGCCCGGGTGTGCAAAACTCCTGACCTCGCTGGGTGTTTGCAAGGCGAGGAGCGCCCCCGGCCACCGTGGATGGGAGATCGGTGTCGGGGAAcggggccggatggaggcatccAGGGCACCCCCCGTTAGGTATTAAATCTGGGGTGCATGGGGGGGGTGCATGACCAAACATCTGGGGGGAAtggggctgctcccaggctcccccctaagagcctccctgctccccacccagctccccgGGAGCTTGGGCCAAGCTCCGGTGTAAAGTTGGCTCCTTGTTGCAACCCAGTCCCGGGTCCCTCTCCGCAACTCAGGGTCCCCCAAACCCGCCCAAGCGGGCCGCGGGATCCGCCCGGGAGCAGATTTCCTGTCGCTCCCCATCCGGAGGCGAggggctggctccctcctggATCCGCCCatccctgggctggccctggagccACGTCCCGCCTGCAAATGAATCACATGGGAGCTTTCCCGGGAAATGCGAATGCTGCAGCCATATTGGGTGGATTTCACGGGGATCCCGACCCACGAGCTGTTTGTCCCGCGGAGGACGCCGGTGGCAGGTGCCGGGGGGCACAGTAAGGCCGATGAGGGGATTCAAGCTACTGATCCTTCTTGTGTCGCCCTGGCTGCCTGTGTTTTCCCTTCCCGTggcaggtgaggggggaggggggacggggcTTGGGACCAGGAAGCCTGAACAGGATGGAGGAAAGTGCTGGGTTTGCATAGGGGagtgtgtgtatctgtctgtctgtctgtctggaggggagctgcagggtggaATAGATGGGGGGGTagataagcagtgttccctgtaaactgccCCCCATGTGGCCCCTCAGCAGAGAAGCAGAACGCCCCTAGCTCGGTTTTCTGGTTttcctagtggtgcacattcacacatgcccaGTGCGcatagcaaaatttattctgcacatgggtgggggaaaaaaatcggCACTTGAATGCAAAAGATTAGAGGACACAGTGGCAGGAAGTAGAGAGGGGTGTGTGCGGAGGGCAGAGATTACCCCCTGATTGATTTGGGGAGAGTAGGGAGATAGAGGCTCAGCGGAGGGTGCTTCCCCCACTGTTATGGGGAGAAGGCTGGGTGAGAAGATAAGGGGCTGGATCTATGTAtggcagtgcggggagagggggaggacagCAAGAGATGATCTGAGTGAGCGGGCAGGGCTAGCATTGCTGATGGTAAGGGGGTGAATGAGTGAATCAAGGCAAATGCAGCTTGTGTAAGGTAGGACCTATAGCACAAACTGCAGTACCAGggcaggaaatggggggggggggggggtgagtgtccTGTAGGGGGAGAGGTAAGTTATGCAGATGCCTCTTAGCCTCCTTTACCCTTGGGTCATGCTCCCTGCCCTCTCCACTCTGTATATTCAAATCCAGATTTTGTTTTCAAAGCTGAGCTGCATCGGGGATCTTTGAAGTGTTGCCCAGGGATGGCGCTGAGCCAGGctcctgctaatcttttccagccacgtgcggaatacattttgtcacGCGCGCCGAGGctggtgtgaatgtgcaccacatatagaaacacaaacccagctgtgggctctctgctaatcagctgtgggAATTATACATCTCtcctgggggagggtgggagcacACGcccacagcttccagggaacgcGGGTGCTGCGTCTTCTCTCTGGGGCCAGACTCACTCCTCCCGCCGGCTTTGCCAAATCCCCTTAACCCTGCCCCATGTTCACTCTGCTCTTCCACCCCCAGCCTCCACCcccttctgctctgctgctgtccTGCTCTTCagtccctgcctcttcctgcaaaCCCTGGtctccccatccctcctcagAGTCCTGctgatgcccctcagccctgccccacagcccccacatCTGTTCCAGCCCAGAGCTGCCTCCCACGGCTCTGCTACTGCCCCTCCGTCCCGACCTGCAGCTCTCTGCCTACCCCTTTCTGTTGGCCCTGCCCTGCGCTAGCTCCCCCGCCCCTGGTTTTAGTGCTGTTCCCCGATCCGGAGCTGCAGCTCCCCTACTTTCCAGATGAAGCCGTTTGCTTCTCCCAGAGCCATTTAGGAACCACTTGTCGCTCATTCCCCTTTTTCTTCTAGGGCCTGGAGCCTGTCCCCTCTATGACCTGTCGGTGCCGGAAGGCTCCTCGGGAAGCGTTAGAATTAACATAATCGAGGAATCCTCTTGTCTGTGTAAGATGCAAAGTGCCGTCGCGGCCACGGACCGCTCGGACTGCACACCCGTCATGGTGCTAGCCAACAAAGATTCCCTGAGGTACTTAAACAGCACGTTCAAAGGGCGGATGAATCTTACCACCCTCGGTGTTACAGTGAAAAAGGCAGAGAAATGGCTGGCCGGCCAGTACCGAGTCGATACATCCCTTCAGGGAACCTGCTTGGCTCGTATCAACCTGACAGTGCCGGGTAAGTGTCCAAGGTGACTTGCCTCAAAGCTTATGACCAGCGGGATTCTGGTCCCACGCAGAACTAACCACTTGGCCACAGACGGTTTGTGTAACGAAAGTCAAGTCACTTAGCCCTTCATACGTGTGGGAGTGGCATATCATAAGGCTGTCAATCGCAGTGAACTCGCCTGATTAACTAAAAAGATTAAAGATGATTAATTGCAGCCTTAACTCACTGCTAAATATAAGacaccaattgaaatgtattaaatatttttggatttaaaacaaaaggaagtttttttttttcacacagtaaacagtcaacttgtggaactgcTTGCTGGGGGATGTTGAGAAGACTAGGACTTGAGCAAGATTCAAAAAAGCAGTAGATAAACGCATGGAgatttggtccatcaatggctattagccaggatgggtaggaatggtgtctgtagcctctgtttgtcaggagagGTTATCAGTTGATGATGAatgttttttgtactttttttttttaatggcatagaGTACAAAGTGTAGAGCACTCACTTCGTATTTTTGAGacatatttgcactgtaaaaaagagAAATTGTGTTTTCCAGTTTACCTCATCCACACAGTGTCatgaaatttgttttttttagcatgaaagtgcaacttacaattttttcctttccttttaaaaaagaaactccTTGAAATACAGCATGTCCGCTTTccgtttattttaaaaaaagttactttATAGACCCAAGTAACTCCGGGTACTTCTGCTAGTGTTTAAGATAAATCGATACAAAGTAAGCACTGTGCACTTTTTATTTTGTAAGCAGGGGATTCCTCAGGATTTTCTTTTAATTGCTAGACAGCCCTCATGAGCAATTCCCAGGGATGTTACTTGGGGCTGCCTTTCTAGCCTAGAAGTCCCTTGTAGGCAGCCGGGAGACTTTCTTGGAGGCAGATTGGTTCAGCGGGTGAGGTGCTGGATTGGATTTGGAAGCCTGGCCTGATTTCACACCTCTTCCTGAGGAGATCTGAGGCAAGTCCCCACCTGTCAGTACAGCGGGAGGGTGATACTGACGTCCTCTGTCAAATGGTAGGACTGCAATGGGTGAGAAGGACTGTGTACTTGCACTGGGCTGTTCATGGCTGCGTCGGTGTCTCCTTCTTCTTTGCGAGGAAAGACGGCCTTCTGCTTGGTTCGCTGGCTTGAGCCTCAGGAGACGCAGCGTCCATTTCTAGTTCTgccacagactgtgtgtgtgaccTTGTCCCAGTCACTTAGCCCTGGATTGGAGAAGATAGCTAGGAACTGCTGCATGCAATGTCACAGCCCCAAACTGATTTCGGGGGCCTGTCTCTCTTTCTGAAGGCCTTTGGGGACTAAGCccacccacctgctgccccagctcCGCTCCTGGCCCCAACTGGGCTCCCAGACATCATCCCCTCAACTGCTTGGCTCCCAGCTGGTTCCCACTCACACCTGCTGGAGCTCCGCTGCTGGACCACGGCTGTAGCTaggccagagagtcccagaccagagggGTTATGTCTCTTCCAGCTTAACAAGCCCCTAATGTGCTGGCAGATTCCACTTTCTCTCAAGCAAGCCCCCTACTTCCCTTTAGATTGGAATCGCCGAATTCCCTTTGGTGGGTCTCCTCCTGCGATCAGGGCTGGCTTAGCCCTGAACCTCTCCAGTCTAACAGCCGGCTGCCCTGGTACAGGCCTTCCCCATCCCAGGGAGATGTTGGGAGGATGAAGACCCTAAGAGGGCTGGGAGGTGCACGGTCCCACTTCTCGCGAGAGGGGGTGGTTTGCGTCTTCACATCGctgagcagttttaaaatccagaCTGGCcgactttcaaaaaaaaaaaaatccatcaaaatACAACGTTCTAGCTCGCCCATCAGATATGGGCTGGACACGGGAATCCTTGGGTGATGTTCTCCTGCCTGGGTTATACAGGCGCCAGGTCAGACCCGCCGATCTAATGGTGCCTTTTAATCTGTGACCTCCTGTTTGCCTGCAGATCCCATCTCAGAGCTCCCCGCTGCCAGAGACGAGATGGTCAATCTGACTGGAGAGGGAAGTAGCAACAGGACACTTACCAACAGCTCTGCAGCGCGGGGTAGGTGTTCGTGACCCGGATCCGTTCTCAGGACCCTGTGGGATGCCACCGCAGCGTGTTAGTGCCTGGTCCTTTTCCCTGCAGAGCGCCTGTGTTTTCCCCCAGTGAGTGCTAGCGACTCAGCACCGAGGGGCCGTTGGCTGTAGCCCCGAGACGcccttttgttgtttgttttgtcacCTTTAAGGGCAGTTGTGTGAGACTTTGATTGATCCTCGCggtggaacggggggggggggggtaaagtgCCCCCCCGGGGGAAGGGACCAGCTCTGCCCCTGTAAGGGGTGTGGCCTCTAGCAGAGgaggcggggctggtgggggcagccagccctccgcgcTACCCAGTCTGTagtgtcctcttcccccaccagtCCTCAGAGCTGTGGGGAGCACCCGGCGTGCGCTCTAGCAGCAATTCAGTGGGACCTGTGCAactgatctagagaagtgattattcctctctcTTCGGCGCTGGGGAGGCCATgcacgggctatgtctacactgcgctggttttgcgcaaaaccccggGCCggaaaaatggcagctcattcgGCATGCAAATGAGATGCGTCGCTAGTCCACGCacggcctcatttgcatattgcttgcGCCAAACCAgcgcggtgtagacatagccctggagtcttgtgtccacttctgggccccgcactaccggggaggtggagaaattggagagggtccagcggagggccaCCAAAACGAGGAGGGGGCTGGCGCACATGCCCTACGAGGGGCAGCCGTATGACTATGCAGCCTTGTTCACCACCCAGCCCGGGAGCTGGGCCGGCACTTGCCAGTGAGCCCGTCCCAACCCCGCTGCCCGGCAGGAGCCTGTGGACTGACCGGGAGGCTCCCGTGGGCCAGCGATGCTGTAGTTAACCCCcccgtgctctaaccactagggacTGCCATCTTGGGCCATCTCCAAAAGGGCCTGAGCTGAGCCTCGTCACGTCTCTCCGGAATCACAAGTGGAGGGAGGCGCCTAGTCGCGGCCTCCTCCTCGGCTTTCCTAGCCGGCTTCCTTAGGCAGCCTCCCGCCTCGCACACTGGCCTTGGACAGTCCCCCCTCACACGCTGGCTCCCGTGAATCCCTTTTTAGGGGCTCCGTGAGTtgtgtggggagccagggccCTGTGACCTGCGGTGGCTGGGGGCCACGATACTCCGCTTCCATCCCCCTTTGGCTCCTGCCCCCGGGGCCGAGTGTTCAAACTTTTCCCACAGCCACCCGGGCTAGAAACCGGCCCTGAGCAAACCCCAGTAAAAGCCGGGAGTCTCCTCTCATCACAGGACTccgggagctggggctttaaggaaaGTGGCACATATCACAAGAGGCCTCCACACAGGGCTCTCATCTGTCTGTCTCCCATACGGCCTCCCAGCATCCCCCGGAATAGGGCAGGGTGACCCACCATGCACAGCTGAGGAATcgatgctctttttttttttttttttttatgagcccTGTCTTGAAAAATTCAGTCAGCGAACCCAGGCTATGAGGGGTCAGGCATCCCTGGTTCGTTGCCTGcatcctgtgtgtgtgttgtcATGGAAATTTCCCTGCAAAAATCCTAGCCGGAAATGtagctgttttttaaatctgtttttacgACTGTATTTATCTttgttcctccctcccctgtccctctTGCGTGTGACTCTATTTCTATACAGCTTGTGGGCTGTATTGTACAGGATGT encodes the following:
- the LOC142823286 gene encoding uncharacterized protein LOC142823286 isoform X1, with amino-acid sequence MRGFKLLILLVSPWLPVFSLPVAGPGACPLYDLSVPEGSSGSVRINIIEESSCLCKMQSAVAATDRSDCTPVMVLANKDSLRYLNSTFKGRMNLTTLGVTVKKAEKWLAGQYRVDTSLQGTCLARINLTVPDPISELPAARDEMVNLTGEGSSNRTLTNSSAAREPRRHYGVWASLGFVAAFSALGLYVFWKRRGEGLETCNPGEERFSGLPVSMLASISQLPEAGSQGCNPEASEAIPLNGETTQPNGHVS
- the LOC142823286 gene encoding uncharacterized protein LOC142823286 isoform X2 — its product is MRGFKLLILLVSPWLPVFSLPVAGPGACPLYDLSVPEGSSGSVRINIIEESSCLCKMQSAVAATDRSDCTPVMVLANKDSLRYLNSTFKGRMNLTTLGVTVKKAEKWLAGQYRVDTSLQGTCLARINLTVPEPRRHYGVWASLGFVAAFSALGLYVFWKRRGEGLETCNPGEERFSGLPVSMLASISQLPEAGSQGCNPEASEAIPLNGETTQPNGHVS
- the LOC142823286 gene encoding uncharacterized protein LOC142823286 isoform X3 is translated as MQSAVAATDRSDCTPVMVLANKDSLRYLNSTFKGRMNLTTLGVTVKKAEKWLAGQYRVDTSLQGTCLARINLTVPDPISELPAARDEMVNLTGEGSSNRTLTNSSAAREPRRHYGVWASLGFVAAFSALGLYVFWKRRGEGLETCNPGEERFSGLPVSMLASISQLPEAGSQGCNPEASEAIPLNGETTQPNGHVS